Proteins encoded by one window of Candidatus Neomarinimicrobiota bacterium:
- the deoC gene encoding deoxyribose-phosphate aldolase, translated as MNIGLANKLASLIDHTLLKSDATEADHIRLCEEAIEWNFRTVCVFPQFVELCVNELHRSPIEVCTVIDFPGGLGDIERNVDDVRMVTSEGVMEIDFVMDMDAFRSNNYDKVAAGIYSIVEAAEGRIVKVIIESCLWDDGQIETACEIVKEAKAQFVKTSTGFSNHGAMTQHVKLMRETVGDYFGVKASGGINTFLDAFAMIKAGANRIGTSSGIKIMRGSHVS; from the coding sequence ATGAATATTGGTTTAGCGAATAAGTTGGCCAGTCTTATTGACCATACTCTTTTAAAGTCGGACGCTACCGAAGCTGACCATATTCGATTATGTGAAGAAGCAATAGAATGGAATTTTCGCACAGTCTGTGTTTTTCCCCAGTTTGTGGAATTATGTGTCAATGAATTACACCGATCACCAATAGAAGTATGTACTGTGATCGACTTCCCCGGTGGGTTGGGAGATATTGAAAGAAATGTGGATGATGTAAGAATGGTCACTAGTGAAGGCGTTATGGAAATAGATTTTGTAATGGATATGGATGCATTCAGATCAAATAATTATGATAAAGTTGCAGCGGGAATTTATTCTATTGTAGAAGCGGCGGAAGGAAGAATTGTAAAGGTGATTATTGAATCCTGCTTATGGGATGATGGGCAAATAGAAACAGCCTGTGAAATTGTTAAAGAGGCTAAAGCGCAATTTGTAAAAACATCCACAGGATTCTCTAACCATGGCGCAATGACCCAGCATGTAAAACTTATGCGTGAAACAGTGGGCGATTATTTTGGTGTAAAAGCTTCTGGGGGTATTAATACATTTCTGGATGCTTTTGCTATGATTAAAGCTGGTGCAAATAGGATTGGTACCAGCTCAGGAATTAAAATTATGAGAGGCAGTCATGTCAGTTAA
- the rlmD gene encoding 23S rRNA (uracil(1939)-C(5))-methyltransferase RlmD, which translates to MSVKKGQELELTIESLAYGGKGVARVDDFVIFVKNAIPGQKVRALLYRKRKGFGEARPLEVLSESKHAVEPRCHHFPTCGGCKVQQLNYDEQVAQKKQQIENIFRRQAGIENFEVDAVVPADQIFNYRNKMEFTFSNNRWVLHGEPEDVERDFALGMHIPKRWDKILNIDECHIQPQLGNEIINKARSLAKELKLKPYDQKTHNGFLRYLLMRFGQNTGDILLNLVTSYENADLLQPMVNGLIEAFPQITTIVNNINTRKADVAFGEYELHLHGKPALEERIGDLTFEISANSFFQTNTGMAEKLYETALEGAELSGEEVVFDLYCGTGSISLFLAQKAKEVHGFEVIVSAVEDATRNAIRNGVGNAKFHVANLDNFFKFGVGKKYPKPDVIVVDPPRAGMHKFMANYLPKFGAEKIVYISCNPTTQARDTEILHMNGYKLKHLTMVDMFPHTPHVETVGIFVKR; encoded by the coding sequence ATGTCAGTTAAAAAAGGACAAGAATTAGAATTAACCATTGAATCGCTTGCTTATGGCGGAAAGGGTGTGGCGCGAGTTGACGACTTTGTCATTTTCGTTAAGAATGCTATTCCTGGACAAAAAGTCCGAGCATTATTATATAGAAAAAGGAAAGGGTTTGGAGAGGCACGGCCCCTAGAAGTTTTATCCGAATCCAAGCATGCAGTTGAACCGCGCTGTCATCACTTCCCAACTTGTGGTGGATGTAAAGTGCAGCAATTGAATTATGATGAACAGGTTGCCCAGAAGAAACAGCAGATTGAAAATATATTCCGCCGTCAGGCTGGGATTGAAAACTTTGAAGTGGATGCTGTCGTTCCTGCGGATCAAATATTTAATTATCGCAATAAAATGGAATTTACTTTTTCAAACAATCGCTGGGTCCTTCACGGTGAACCAGAAGATGTTGAACGTGATTTTGCCTTAGGGATGCATATTCCCAAACGATGGGACAAGATTCTCAATATTGATGAATGTCATATTCAACCTCAATTGGGGAATGAAATAATTAACAAAGCGCGATCTCTTGCCAAAGAATTAAAGTTGAAGCCATATGACCAAAAAACTCATAACGGTTTTTTGCGATATTTGTTAATGCGTTTTGGCCAAAATACCGGCGACATTCTTTTGAATTTAGTAACATCCTACGAAAATGCGGATTTGCTCCAACCCATGGTAAATGGATTAATTGAAGCATTTCCACAAATTACCACAATTGTGAATAATATTAATACGCGGAAGGCTGATGTGGCCTTTGGTGAATATGAATTGCATCTCCATGGAAAGCCCGCTTTAGAAGAGAGGATTGGCGATCTTACATTTGAAATTTCTGCCAATTCATTTTTTCAGACCAATACAGGGATGGCAGAAAAATTATATGAAACTGCCTTGGAAGGTGCTGAACTAAGCGGGGAAGAAGTTGTCTTTGATCTTTATTGCGGTACCGGTTCTATTTCATTGTTTTTGGCGCAAAAGGCCAAAGAAGTTCATGGCTTTGAAGTTATCGTTTCTGCAGTGGAAGACGCTACCCGTAACGCAATTCGAAATGGTGTGGGCAATGCAAAGTTTCATGTGGCTAACCTGGATAATTTCTTCAAGTTTGGTGTGGGTAAAAAATATCCAAAACCGGATGTTATTGTGGTGGATCCACCTCGGGCAGGAATGCATAAATTCATGGCAAATTATTTACCAAAATTTGGAGCGGAGAAAATTGTATATATATCCTGTAATCCAACTACCCAAGCCAGAGATACAGAAATTCTACACATGAATGGCTATAAGCTGAAGCATCTAACCATGGTGGATATGTTTCCCCATACGCCCCACGTTGAGACGGTTGGGATATTTGTAAAACGGTAG